A window of [Ruminococcus] lactaris ATCC 29176 genomic DNA:
ATTTTTTATAGTTCCATAAGTTCCACTGTCTACAATAAACTCTGTCAATTCATCATACAAAGGTGTAGTTTTTTCTGTGCCAAACCAGACTTCACTTAATTGCCGCATCCAATATTCAAATTGACTTAAATGCAGTTTTTTTAGTTCTTCTTTCACATAATCCCAATTCAGTTCTTCCTTCTTTTTATCAAGGAAAATCTTGATATCAATTATGGAGCGGATTCCACTGCCTCCAAGTTTTATATGCTTTGCAAGATGCACAAGCATATAAATATAGTAATCTTCCCATGAAAATTCATAAATGGAAGTATATCCTTTTTTAAGATGAACTTTGGTCGTCCATACATCTTTATAATATTTTTCAGCGACAGGATCTCCATCTGTTAAATGATGATGCATCTCCACATTCATAAATGGCTTTCGCTGATAAACATCATGATGTGGACCGTCGTGATCAAATACATACCCCTTAGACACCAGTACTTTTTCTATTTTTTCCTCATCACCTTGTCTGTAAAAAATATCCAGATCTGACATGGTTCTAAGACTGGAATCCGGATAAAACTCTTTCATATAAATTCCTTTTAGAGGCACGCAATCTATCTTATCCTTTTCAAATGCATCCAATATCTCATCAATGGAGTACTTCTGCACAGCATCTTTTGCCCTCTCGATCTGCCACAATTCTTCTAGTTTTCCGATCATCTTTTCCGGTATTTTATCTTTTGAAGAAATCTTTTCCAATCCTCTACAGAGAATCGTATGGATTTTATGCTCCCGGCTGATCCGATAGATCAGTTTCCAGTCTGCCTCCGCATTTATTTCAAATTCATCACTGTCGAACAAACTAACCCGAATGATCTGAAACAAAATTTTGCACTGTGCTTTATCATACATCATCTATTTTTCTCCTCGTAATGATCAGACTTCCAGTATCCCCGCTTTACTAAGATTTTCTATAAAAGTATTTACATCTGCTTCTGCATCTTCTCTACTTGCATCATATTTCTCCAAAAACAGATCGATCAATTCCTGTTTTGTCCTCTCTTCTGAGAGACATTCCCATAAAAATCCTCCGGTCACATTCATCTGTATCATTCCCTGAAATCCCTCTGGC
This region includes:
- a CDS encoding nucleotidyltransferase family protein, whose protein sequence is MMYDKAQCKILFQIIRVSLFDSDEFEINAEADWKLIYRISREHKIHTILCRGLEKISSKDKIPEKMIGKLEELWQIERAKDAVQKYSIDEILDAFEKDKIDCVPLKGIYMKEFYPDSSLRTMSDLDIFYRQGDEEKIEKVLVSKGYVFDHDGPHHDVYQRKPFMNVEMHHHLTDGDPVAEKYYKDVWTTKVHLKKGYTSIYEFSWEDYYIYMLVHLAKHIKLGGSGIRSIIDIKIFLDKKKEELNWDYVKEELKKLHLSQFEYWMRQLSEVWFGTEKTTPLYDELTEFIVDSGTYGTIKNYHASHVVELGGKNQNLSVGKIRSKLEIIFLPYEGMQEQYLYLEKFPFLLPVAWIQRIFRTIVWRKDKITSTLQSTNIEQDRLEKVKKVMDALELFESD
- a CDS encoding PqqD family protein, producing MKLKKGYIMKELAGRYVVLPVGGEPEGFQGMIQMNVTGGFLWECLSEERTKQELIDLFLEKYDASREDAEADVNTFIENLSKAGILEV